In Desulfosediminicola ganghwensis, a single window of DNA contains:
- a CDS encoding SpoIIE family protein phosphatase gives MGEHEEKSREELIHEIQQLQAKADSAELLHQRLKKAEADLFFFKQSCEERNRALALECEEHEKVSDELRMAKLIVERSPVILFRRSAGEDAQLQYISENIQQFGYSPQDFFDNTLTFGDIVHPDDRERVEKELIALAEANIEEYSQRYRCITRSGEIRWVEDKTSVVRDENGNKTHHQGVLYDITARTLATRELKKSEEKHRRIVETAAEGFVLVDDEQTIIDVNQAYCNLFGYSRQELIGKNTADLASKDFRDFLEHNRGTLMKQEFRVIEGAGARKDGSSVPILIHGNVLRDDQGKMIGNMAFVTDMTEHKKALMLAGEVQKSLLPQEKPVVNGLDVAGRNVSCDEIGGDYYDFIWHPGSGRDPFSVVVGDISGHGVDSALLMTTARAFLRMRASQPGTISEIVSAMNSHLAKDVLESGRFMTLFYLCIDRGKRQIDWVRAGHDPAILYDAQKDRFEELKGNGIALGVMDDISYEEHHRLGLENGQIIAVGTDGIWESFNTEGEMFGRERLKAILKDNAHRSASEILNTVYDEVARFSLGVKTEDDITLVIIKVEGLADS, from the coding sequence ATGGGCGAGCACGAAGAGAAGTCGCGGGAAGAACTCATTCATGAGATACAGCAGCTGCAGGCAAAGGCCGACAGCGCAGAGTTGTTGCATCAGAGGCTGAAAAAAGCTGAGGCCGATCTGTTCTTTTTCAAGCAGAGTTGTGAAGAGCGGAACAGGGCTCTGGCGCTTGAGTGTGAAGAGCACGAAAAAGTTTCCGATGAGTTGAGGATGGCCAAGCTGATTGTGGAGCGGAGCCCTGTCATATTGTTTCGGCGAAGTGCAGGCGAAGATGCACAGCTGCAATATATTTCTGAGAACATTCAGCAGTTCGGGTATTCTCCCCAGGATTTTTTTGATAATACACTGACATTTGGCGATATCGTCCACCCGGATGACAGGGAGCGGGTGGAAAAAGAACTCATTGCCCTGGCGGAAGCGAACATTGAAGAGTACAGCCAGAGATATCGCTGTATAACCAGGAGCGGTGAGATTCGCTGGGTGGAGGATAAAACCTCTGTGGTGCGGGATGAAAATGGCAACAAAACCCACCATCAGGGAGTGCTCTATGATATCACGGCGCGGACTCTGGCAACCCGGGAGTTGAAGAAAAGTGAGGAGAAACATCGGCGGATTGTCGAAACCGCAGCAGAAGGTTTTGTGCTGGTCGATGATGAGCAGACAATCATTGATGTGAACCAGGCATATTGCAACCTTTTCGGCTATAGCCGCCAGGAGCTGATCGGAAAAAATACAGCTGATCTGGCAAGTAAAGATTTCAGGGATTTTCTCGAGCACAACCGTGGAACGTTAATGAAACAGGAGTTTCGCGTAATCGAGGGGGCAGGGGCCAGGAAGGACGGAAGCTCTGTGCCGATACTCATCCATGGCAATGTGCTGCGGGACGACCAGGGTAAAATGATCGGCAATATGGCGTTTGTCACCGACATGACCGAGCATAAAAAGGCGCTGATGCTCGCTGGTGAAGTGCAGAAAAGTCTGCTGCCCCAGGAGAAACCAGTGGTGAATGGCCTGGATGTGGCCGGTCGCAATGTTTCCTGTGATGAGATCGGTGGTGATTATTATGATTTTATCTGGCATCCGGGTTCAGGCCGTGATCCGTTCAGCGTTGTGGTTGGAGATATTTCCGGTCATGGCGTAGATTCGGCGTTGCTGATGACCACAGCCCGCGCGTTTTTACGAATGCGTGCCTCCCAACCGGGAACCATATCTGAGATCGTTTCTGCCATGAACAGTCACCTGGCGAAGGATGTGCTTGAATCCGGCAGGTTCATGACCCTGTTTTATCTTTGCATAGATCGGGGCAAAAGGCAGATAGATTGGGTCAGGGCCGGGCATGATCCAGCCATCCTGTATGATGCTCAGAAAGACAGGTTCGAGGAACTGAAGGGAAACGGCATCGCACTCGGGGTTATGGATGATATCAGCTACGAGGAACATCATCGGCTCGGCCTGGAAAATGGTCAGATCATCGCGGTTGGCACAGATGGTATCTGGGAGTCTTTCAACACTGAAGGTGAAATGTTCGGTAGGGAAAGGCTGAAAGCAATTCTCAAGGACAATGCACACCGGAGTGCTTCAGAGATTCTGAACACTGTCTACGACGAGGTGGCCAGATTCTCTCTCGGGGTTAAAACCGAAGACGATATTACCCTGGTAATTATCAAGGTGGAAGGGCTTGCCGACAGTTAA
- a CDS encoding GlxA family transcriptional regulator produces the protein MLKIAILALENCVHSSVTGSFDIFAVSSLKWQEIHGNTKPFAELSIISPHGAPVTAFGGLSLSATASMEAGEQYDILIVPALYGDMGQVEHRREICELLKIQHAGGCCIATVCAGAFLAAEAGILDGRKATTHWALADNFRTRFPDIQLKAEKMLVDEGDVITAGGVTAYLDLCLHLVRRFGSVELAGAVSSTFLIDGAREVQLPYCSYSLPKNHKDREILTAQRWLENNFREPVRIARLASMVALSERTFLRRFKKATGDTPTEYLQSTRIEAARRLLEKTTEPVEIITCEVGYEDTSSFRRLFKLHTGLTPTAYRKRFALSV, from the coding sequence ATGCTTAAAATAGCAATTCTTGCCCTTGAAAACTGTGTTCATTCCAGCGTAACCGGATCTTTCGATATTTTTGCGGTCAGCTCACTGAAATGGCAGGAAATCCATGGTAATACAAAGCCGTTCGCTGAACTCAGTATCATTAGCCCACATGGGGCACCGGTAACAGCCTTTGGCGGTCTGAGCCTTTCCGCCACCGCCTCAATGGAAGCAGGAGAACAATATGACATTCTTATAGTCCCTGCTCTTTATGGTGATATGGGGCAGGTCGAGCATAGAAGAGAGATCTGCGAGCTCCTGAAAATTCAGCACGCCGGCGGATGCTGCATTGCCACAGTCTGCGCCGGTGCATTCCTTGCAGCAGAAGCCGGCATTCTTGACGGTCGTAAGGCCACCACCCACTGGGCCCTGGCAGACAATTTCAGAACTCGCTTTCCCGATATTCAGCTCAAGGCGGAAAAAATGCTGGTTGATGAAGGTGATGTCATTACGGCCGGCGGGGTTACCGCCTACCTTGATCTCTGTCTGCATCTGGTCCGCAGATTCGGCTCTGTAGAGCTGGCCGGCGCTGTCTCCAGCACATTTCTGATCGACGGAGCCAGGGAAGTTCAACTGCCCTACTGCAGCTACAGCCTGCCGAAAAACCACAAAGACCGGGAGATCCTTACTGCCCAGCGATGGCTGGAAAATAATTTTCGGGAGCCGGTCAGAATCGCCCGTCTGGCCAGCATGGTTGCCCTGAGTGAACGGACCTTTCTACGTCGGTTTAAAAAAGCCACCGGCGACACCCCCACCGAATATCTGCAGTCCACCAGGATAGAAGCTGCCCGCCGCCTGCTGGAAAAAACGACAGAACCCGTTGAGATCATTACCTGTGAGGTAGGTTACGAAGACACCAGTTCATTTCGTCGCCTGTTCAAGCTCCATACCGGCCTCACCCCCACAGCCTACCGTAAACGTTTTGCCCTCTCTGTTTGA
- a CDS encoding DUF1499 domain-containing protein — protein sequence MKKIITVVLATFLLLAGCTGSSPELGLENGYLKKCPDKPNCVNSQVNDKEHFIKPILVTSTQIDTKKHILQILRESKRTEVKDVGNDYIRAEVSSAVFRFIDDVEFYFPETQSKEMLIHVRSASRLGYYDFGVNRKRVEDIRNKLSSYTSN from the coding sequence GTGAAAAAAATAATCACTGTTGTTCTAGCCACCTTTTTGTTACTTGCAGGATGTACAGGGTCATCACCTGAATTAGGTCTTGAAAATGGTTACCTGAAGAAATGCCCTGACAAACCTAATTGTGTGAACAGTCAGGTAAATGATAAAGAACATTTTATTAAGCCAATTCTTGTTACGAGTACTCAGATTGACACAAAAAAGCATATCTTGCAAATACTCAGGGAGTCAAAGAGGACAGAGGTCAAGGATGTTGGAAACGACTACATTCGAGCAGAGGTATCCTCCGCGGTCTTTCGTTTCATAGATGATGTTGAATTTTATTTTCCTGAGACTCAATCAAAAGAAATGCTCATACACGTTAGGTCGGCTTCCAGGCTAGGCTATTATGATTTCGGTGTAAACCGAAAACGAGTAGAGGATATTCGTAATAAACTTTCGAGTTATACAAGTAATTGA
- a CDS encoding TIGR01777 family oxidoreductase, whose protein sequence is MSTLKEFHYSADFPCTVKELYDYHSRPGALERLLPPWDGSEVIRKEGSIAPGGKVLMHLKFGPFTIPWEARHIAETPGVMFRDIQHKGPFATFSHTHRFSSTAHGSRLDDSITFALPAQKYLPAIAEKQVQKMLGRIFSHREHVLRADLKLHSKYSRKPLRILISGASGVLGSALIPLLTTGGHQVWTLVRRKPSPGKHEIFWDPQNSTLNPADIPEIDAVIHLAGEYIGVGRWSEAQQRRVVESRILGTELLAQTVAALPVPPRVFLSASAVGYYGNCHDTIIDEGQPAGDDFVSSVCEVWEKSTWPVRDAGIRTVFMRFGVGLTPRGGALQRLLVSRAIGFIRYFGSGEQYVSWMSVDDMVAAMLHCLVTEEVSGAVNIVAPNPVTNRELMATLARVVHRPLLVPIPSKMLQILHGQMANEIVLSGCRASAQKLIDTGFEFRHPDLETALRVLLGKTVAPADHFNQL, encoded by the coding sequence GTGAGTACGCTGAAAGAATTTCACTACAGTGCCGACTTCCCCTGCACCGTAAAAGAACTTTATGATTACCATAGTCGCCCCGGGGCACTTGAAAGGCTGCTTCCCCCCTGGGACGGCTCTGAGGTCATCAGAAAAGAAGGCTCCATAGCTCCCGGCGGCAAGGTACTGATGCACCTCAAATTCGGCCCCTTCACCATTCCCTGGGAAGCCCGTCACATTGCCGAAACCCCAGGAGTCATGTTTCGGGATATTCAACATAAAGGCCCCTTTGCGACATTCTCACATACCCATCGTTTCAGCAGTACAGCACATGGTTCCCGGCTTGATGACTCGATTACTTTCGCCTTGCCGGCACAGAAATACCTGCCCGCCATCGCGGAGAAACAAGTTCAGAAAATGCTCGGGAGAATCTTTTCCCACCGGGAGCATGTACTTCGCGCTGACTTGAAGCTGCACAGCAAATACAGTCGAAAGCCCTTGCGAATTCTCATCTCCGGGGCCAGCGGGGTCTTGGGTTCCGCCCTGATCCCCCTGCTGACGACCGGCGGCCATCAGGTCTGGACCCTGGTCCGGCGCAAGCCCTCACCCGGCAAGCACGAAATTTTCTGGGACCCGCAAAATTCAACATTGAATCCGGCAGACATTCCCGAAATAGATGCTGTCATCCATCTTGCTGGTGAATACATCGGGGTCGGCCGCTGGAGTGAGGCGCAGCAACGCAGAGTGGTGGAGAGCAGGATTCTCGGTACCGAACTGCTGGCCCAAACGGTAGCCGCCCTCCCGGTCCCCCCCAGAGTATTCCTCTCTGCCTCAGCCGTGGGCTATTATGGCAACTGTCATGATACAATCATTGATGAAGGCCAACCGGCGGGAGATGATTTTGTTTCCAGTGTCTGTGAGGTTTGGGAGAAATCGACCTGGCCGGTGAGAGATGCCGGTATTCGCACCGTGTTCATGCGTTTTGGAGTGGGTCTCACACCAAGGGGAGGCGCCCTGCAACGTCTGCTGGTCAGCCGTGCTATCGGTTTTATTCGCTACTTTGGCAGCGGTGAGCAATATGTGAGCTGGATGAGTGTGGATGACATGGTCGCCGCCATGCTCCATTGCCTGGTAACCGAAGAGGTATCCGGAGCGGTAAACATTGTTGCCCCGAATCCGGTTACCAACCGGGAACTCATGGCAACACTGGCCCGGGTAGTACATCGTCCGCTCCTGGTGCCTATTCCCTCAAAAATGCTACAGATTCTGCATGGACAGATGGCCAATGAGATTGTATTGTCCGGTTGTCGGGCGTCTGCACAGAAACTCATTGATACAGGCTTTGAATTCCGTCATCCCGACCTTGAAACGGCGCTGAGGGTGCTGCTTGGCAAAACCGTAGCGCCTGCTGATCATTTCAACCAACTTTGA
- a CDS encoding potassium channel family protein, protein MKIKLLRLYEFLYRENVLKLLAVIGIIVLVSGYLISSFEPSISFAGGVWWSVVTLTTVGYGDISPTTLEGRVLAVIIMFFGIGLLGVLSASLASMLINMRIRENKGMQTSKVSGHIIICEWNHRAKTVLQELRTDSATSQQPIVLIADIEEKPVDDPKLIFIRGVVNEESLGKANLAEADTIIILGDDSIEPTARDAKVVLTTLTVESINPEVYSVVELADKANKPHCQRANADEIIIGSELNSHLIASAASDHGISQIVSELLSSRYGNELFSMQLPREFINKTFLDVFITMKKEHNTTVFGVQKGKGGEVVSNPAGDCVLAEGDYLLVISKDRK, encoded by the coding sequence ATGAAAATCAAACTACTGCGGTTATACGAGTTCCTATATCGGGAAAATGTACTGAAACTATTAGCTGTAATTGGCATCATTGTGCTGGTGAGCGGTTACCTTATCTCCAGTTTTGAGCCTTCGATCTCTTTTGCAGGTGGAGTCTGGTGGAGCGTGGTCACCCTGACTACTGTGGGTTACGGTGATATCTCGCCTACTACTTTAGAGGGCAGGGTACTGGCAGTAATAATAATGTTTTTTGGCATCGGTCTGCTTGGTGTGCTGAGCGCCAGCCTTGCTTCGATGCTCATCAATATGCGAATACGGGAGAACAAGGGCATGCAGACCTCTAAAGTGAGCGGGCACATCATCATTTGCGAGTGGAACCACAGAGCGAAAACGGTCTTGCAGGAACTGCGCACGGATTCTGCGACATCGCAGCAGCCTATAGTGCTGATAGCCGATATCGAGGAGAAACCTGTTGATGATCCGAAACTTATCTTCATCCGAGGTGTGGTAAATGAAGAAAGCCTGGGCAAGGCGAATCTGGCCGAAGCTGATACCATCATCATTTTAGGTGATGACTCCATAGAACCTACGGCCCGCGATGCCAAGGTTGTTTTGACCACTTTAACAGTAGAGTCCATCAATCCTGAGGTCTACAGTGTGGTGGAACTGGCGGACAAAGCCAACAAACCCCATTGCCAGAGGGCCAACGCGGATGAAATTATTATCGGCAGCGAGCTGAACAGCCACCTGATAGCCAGTGCCGCAAGCGATCACGGTATAAGCCAGATTGTTTCGGAACTTTTGAGCAGTCGCTACGGTAATGAACTATTTTCGATGCAGTTGCCCCGGGAATTTATCAATAAAACTTTTCTGGATGTTTTCATCACCATGAAAAAGGAACACAACACTACGGTTTTCGGAGTTCAGAAGGGCAAAGGGGGAGAGGTGGTATCGAACCCTGCGGGTGACTGTGTGCTGGCTGAAGGTGATTATCTGCTGGTGATTTCAAAAGACAGAAAATAG
- a CDS encoding flavodoxin family protein, with the protein MYAIAVNGSPRKGGNTEFALQEVLTQLDQAGWKTEMVKVGGTAIRGCIACNKCFETQDNSCIQKKDKFNEIYLKMVEADAIIIGSPTYFAAVASDLKSLTDRAGYVAYANGHTFAGKIGSAVVAVRRGGAIHVYDSINHMFQMSQMIIPGSTYWNFCFGLEKGEAKDDAEGVANMHHLGKAIDWLGRAIKPKLSEYPKATDDFES; encoded by the coding sequence ATGTACGCCATAGCTGTCAATGGAAGTCCCCGTAAAGGCGGTAATACCGAATTTGCGCTGCAGGAAGTTCTCACTCAGCTGGACCAGGCTGGCTGGAAGACCGAAATGGTCAAGGTAGGCGGCACCGCTATCCGCGGCTGCATCGCCTGCAACAAGTGCTTTGAAACCCAGGATAACAGCTGCATCCAGAAAAAGGACAAATTCAACGAGATATATCTGAAAATGGTGGAAGCGGACGCCATAATAATAGGTTCACCCACCTATTTCGCCGCTGTTGCTTCAGACCTGAAATCACTGACCGACCGAGCCGGATATGTCGCCTATGCAAATGGACACACCTTCGCCGGTAAAATAGGTTCGGCGGTGGTGGCTGTCCGGCGAGGAGGAGCAATCCACGTCTATGACAGCATAAATCACATGTTCCAGATGTCCCAGATGATCATCCCCGGCTCAACTTATTGGAATTTCTGCTTCGGGCTGGAAAAGGGAGAAGCAAAAGATGACGCTGAAGGTGTTGCCAACATGCACCACCTTGGTAAAGCGATAGACTGGCTGGGCAGGGCCATCAAACCAAAACTGTCAGAATACCCGAAAGCTACTGATGATTTTGAATCCTGA
- a CDS encoding class I SAM-dependent methyltransferase, whose amino-acid sequence MQKLISATNNDPLGAMMLAYLDGTTSVSLEVESTTLEMSTMTGKVMFRDYEEMDELEKKALSLCKGKVLDVGAGSGSHSLFLQQHGIAVDAIDISPGAVEVIQRRGVKSVAHTDLYSIEKGEYQTLLFLMNGLGLCGTLEGLRTMLCHAATIITEGGQIIADSTDLSSLYAEVDEEFRFEDDVYYGETEFVMRFGSIVSEPFPWLYVDFATLLEVAEGCGLGCEKLLFLDDNRYLVRLSRNSRA is encoded by the coding sequence ATGCAGAAATTGATTAGCGCAACCAATAATGATCCGCTGGGTGCGATGATGCTGGCGTATCTAGATGGTACAACCAGTGTTTCTCTTGAGGTTGAGTCAACTACTCTTGAGATGTCCACCATGACTGGTAAGGTGATGTTTCGTGACTATGAAGAGATGGACGAACTCGAAAAAAAAGCACTTTCTCTTTGCAAGGGCAAGGTGCTTGATGTTGGGGCAGGCAGTGGCAGTCACAGCCTTTTTTTGCAGCAGCATGGGATTGCGGTTGATGCTATAGATATCTCACCAGGTGCGGTGGAGGTGATACAGCGGCGTGGTGTGAAAAGCGTCGCGCACACTGATTTGTACTCGATAGAAAAAGGTGAATATCAGACGCTACTTTTTCTGATGAATGGGTTGGGGCTGTGCGGCACTCTTGAAGGGTTGCGTACTATGCTTTGTCATGCGGCAACCATTATTACAGAAGGTGGTCAGATCATTGCTGACTCGACAGATCTCAGCAGTCTCTATGCGGAGGTCGATGAGGAATTTCGTTTCGAAGATGATGTGTATTACGGAGAGACAGAATTTGTTATGCGCTTCGGCTCTATTGTCTCCGAACCATTTCCCTGGCTGTATGTCGATTTTGCAACTTTACTTGAGGTAGCAGAAGGGTGTGGTTTAGGCTGCGAAAAGCTGTTGTTTTTAGACGATAATCGTTATCTTGTCCGATTGTCTAGGAACTCAAGGGCATAA
- a CDS encoding cysteine hydrolase family protein translates to MKNRALLIIDVQNDYFTGGKMVLPGAEQAAENISRILERFRANDLQVVHVRHHSQGEGASFFIPETPGAGFFKSVQPVTGEEVITKNFPNSFKQTELQEYLKGQGITELVITGMMAFMCVDATVRAARDLDYSCTLVHDCTATPPTEFGGIACSSEQAKSVIMAALSYLSVRVVATEQILDEL, encoded by the coding sequence ATGAAGAATAGAGCATTACTTATCATCGATGTGCAAAACGACTATTTTACGGGTGGGAAAATGGTCTTACCGGGTGCAGAGCAAGCTGCGGAAAATATCAGCAGAATACTCGAAAGATTTCGTGCTAACGATCTTCAGGTGGTGCATGTTCGACACCACTCACAAGGGGAGGGCGCGAGTTTTTTCATACCGGAGACCCCGGGGGCAGGGTTTTTTAAGAGTGTACAACCCGTGACCGGGGAAGAAGTGATAACAAAGAATTTCCCCAACTCATTTAAGCAGACAGAACTGCAGGAGTATCTCAAGGGGCAGGGAATCACGGAACTGGTGATAACAGGAATGATGGCTTTCATGTGTGTTGATGCCACAGTCAGGGCCGCCAGGGATCTGGATTATAGTTGTACACTGGTGCATGACTGTACCGCGACCCCGCCGACAGAGTTTGGGGGAATCGCTTGCAGTTCAGAACAGGCAAAATCGGTGATTATGGCAGCCCTGTCATATTTGAGTGTTCGGGTGGTTGCCACCGAGCAAATTCTGGACGAGTTGTAA
- a CDS encoding SLC13 family permease, protein MSLAVWDRLWQMHYETKALVLFRPREIVKHFSRDHVVENRAVHDDDPSIERLNEAPAEHSRRLKTGPDGVKEEEPKEYTNRQKFGLALGPLLFFLMLILPAPGGMEPVAQKMAAVACLMATWWMTEAIPIPATSLIPIAFFPFMGIMGTKAAAAPYASHLIFLFMGGFIIALSMQRWNLHRRIAMNIVRVVGFSPGRLIFGFMAATAVLSAFVSNTATTVMMMPIGLAIIHHVIAEGKKEGLDSEIDFSPEKFAFGLNLMLGIAYAASIGGIATLIGTPPNTVLAGYLNKTYGYEITFASWMMVGVPLVIVLLPLCWLWLIRVANPMKLKRVPGGRDLIDRELEEMGSMNPGERWTAVVFLLTALGWIFRKQLGFLFPDPKMVTDAAIAMIGALVLFTIPLNLKRNEFVMNWTWASKLPWGVLILFGGGLALAAGFKVTGLAAWIGGQVGLLEAAPIFVLVLAVATLIIFLTELTSNTATSAMVMPILSAIAIGLGQNPLLLVVPAAIAASCAFMLPVATPPNAIVFGSGYVSIPQMVKSGFGLNILGIIITVALTFLLVIPLFGIDIGVVPEWALSAAK, encoded by the coding sequence ATGTCATTAGCAGTTTGGGATCGTTTATGGCAGATGCATTATGAAACAAAAGCTCTTGTGCTATTTAGGCCACGGGAAATCGTCAAGCACTTTTCGCGCGACCATGTCGTCGAAAACAGAGCTGTGCATGATGACGATCCATCGATAGAACGCCTTAACGAGGCACCTGCAGAACACAGCCGTCGTTTAAAAACAGGCCCTGACGGCGTAAAAGAAGAAGAACCGAAGGAATATACCAATCGGCAGAAATTCGGACTCGCCCTTGGACCGTTACTCTTTTTCCTGATGCTGATACTGCCTGCTCCCGGTGGAATGGAGCCTGTAGCCCAGAAAATGGCGGCGGTCGCCTGTCTGATGGCAACCTGGTGGATGACTGAGGCAATTCCCATTCCGGCAACCAGCCTTATACCGATTGCGTTTTTTCCATTCATGGGAATCATGGGAACCAAGGCTGCGGCTGCACCTTATGCAAGCCACCTGATCTTTCTTTTCATGGGTGGTTTTATCATCGCACTTTCCATGCAGCGCTGGAACCTGCATCGTCGCATAGCAATGAACATCGTACGGGTTGTGGGTTTTTCTCCCGGTAGGCTCATTTTCGGTTTCATGGCCGCGACCGCCGTGCTTTCGGCGTTTGTCTCCAATACCGCTACCACGGTTATGATGATGCCCATTGGTCTGGCCATTATCCACCATGTAATTGCTGAAGGCAAAAAAGAGGGGCTGGATTCTGAGATCGATTTCTCTCCCGAAAAGTTTGCCTTTGGTCTGAACCTGATGCTGGGCATCGCCTATGCGGCCTCCATCGGCGGTATCGCCACTTTGATTGGTACTCCGCCGAATACCGTTCTGGCTGGTTACCTCAATAAAACCTATGGTTATGAGATAACATTTGCCAGCTGGATGATGGTTGGTGTTCCTCTGGTAATAGTTTTACTGCCACTCTGCTGGCTTTGGCTTATTCGTGTCGCCAACCCGATGAAACTTAAGCGTGTGCCGGGTGGACGTGACCTGATCGACCGGGAACTTGAAGAGATGGGTTCCATGAACCCTGGCGAGCGCTGGACTGCAGTGGTGTTCCTGCTCACAGCTTTGGGCTGGATATTTAGAAAGCAGTTGGGATTTCTCTTTCCTGACCCGAAGATGGTGACTGACGCAGCCATCGCCATGATCGGTGCGCTGGTACTTTTTACCATTCCGCTCAATCTGAAACGTAACGAATTCGTCATGAACTGGACCTGGGCATCCAAACTGCCATGGGGTGTTCTGATTCTCTTTGGTGGCGGCCTGGCACTTGCTGCAGGTTTCAAAGTAACCGGTCTTGCTGCCTGGATCGGTGGTCAGGTAGGTTTGTTGGAAGCGGCACCGATCTTCGTTCTGGTGCTGGCAGTGGCGACGCTCATTATTTTTCTCACTGAGCTCACCTCAAACACCGCGACCTCTGCCATGGTTATGCCGATCCTCTCTGCAATCGCCATCGGTTTAGGGCAGAACCCATTGCTGCTGGTTGTTCCGGCTGCCATTGCCGCATCCTGTGCCTTTATGCTGCCGGTTGCTACTCCGCCGAACGCCATCGTCTTTGGTTCCGGTTATGTTTCGATTCCGCAGATGGTTAAATCCGGTTTCGGGCTGAATATTCTTGGTATTATTATCACCGTAGCCCTGACCTTTTTGCTTGTTATACCTCTGTTTGGCATAGATATCGGTGTCGTGCCCGAATGGGCGTTAAGCGCAGCTAAGTAA